The nucleotide window TGGTGGGGTCCGGTCGACACCTCGAAGATGATGCCGGCGAGCGCCCGCAAGACGCTCGGTCTGGCCGGCCGCATCGTCGCCCCGGCGCTGCTGATCTTCACTGTGCTCGTGCCGGTGATCTTCTACGATCAGCGCTACATTCTCGACCTCGGCATCCTGGTGCTGACTTACGTGATGCTGGGCTGGGGGCTGAACATCGTGGTCGGCCTCGCCGGCCTGCTCGACCTCGGTTACGTGGCGTTCTACGCCGTCGGCGCCTATTCCTACGCGCTGCTCGCCACCAATTTCGGGCTGTCGTTCTGGATCTGCCTGCCGCTCGCCGGCATCCTCGCGGCGTTCTGGGGCGTGATCCTCGGCTTTCCGGTGCTGCGGCTGCGCGGCGATTATCTCGCCATCGTCACCCTCGCCTTCGGCGAGATCATCCGCCTCGTCATCATCAACTGGCAGACTCTGACCGGCGGCCCGAACGGTATCAGCGGCATTCCGCGGCCGACCGTGTTCGGCATTCCGCTGACGCCGGGCGAGAACGGCCTCGCCGCCATGCTGGGGATTCCGTTCTCGCCATCGCAACGGCTGGTGTTCCTGTTCTATCTGATCCTAATTCTGGCGCTGATCACCAACTGGGCGACGATCCGGCTGCGCCGGTTGCCGATCGGCCGCGCCTGGGAGGCGCTGCGCGAGGACGAGGTCGCCTGCCGCGCGCTCGGCATCAACACCACTACGACCAAGCTGACGGCTTTCGCGATCGGCGCGATGTTCGGCGGATTCGCCGGGGCGTTCTTCGCCACCCGGCAGGGCTTCATCTCGCCGGAATCGTTCACCTTCCAGGAATCGGCGCTGGTGCTGGCGATCGTCGTGCTCGGTGGCATGGGCTCGCAGCTCGGCGTCGCGCTCGCCGCGGTCACGCTGATCGGCGGCTTCGAGCTGTTCCGCGGCCTCGATCAGTTCCGCATGCTGGTGTTCGGCATGGCGATGGTGCTGCTGATGATCTGGCGGCCGCGCGGCCTGATCGGCCACCGAGCGCCGACCGTGTATCTTCAGCACAAGCAGGCGATCTCGTCCGACCTCGTCAAGGAAGGCCACGGATGAACGACGCCTCCGACATCCTCGAGGTCGACGGCCTGACGATGCAGTTCGGCGGCATCATCGCGGTCAACGCCCTGTCGTTCAACGCGCAGCGGGGCAAGATCACCGCGCTGATCGGCCCCAACGGCGCCGGCAAGACCACGGTGTTCAATTGCATCACCGGCTTCTACCGGCCGACCGCCGGCGCGATCCGGCTCCAGCATCGCGGCGGCGACACGCACCGGCTCGACAAGCTCAACGACTTCCGCATCACCAAGATCGCCAAGGTGGCGCGCACCTTTCAGAACATCCGGTTGTTTCCCGGCATGACCGCGCTGGAAAACCTGATGGTGGCGCAGCACAACGCGCTGCTACGCGCCTCGGGCTTCACGTTTCTTGGCCTGTTCGGCGCGCCGTCGTGGCGTGCGGCAGAGCGCGCCGCAATCGACCGCGCGAGGTTCTGGCTGGAGCAGATCGGGCTGCACGGCCGCGCCGACGACGCAGCAGGCAACCTGCCTTACGGCGACCAGCGCCGGCTCGAAATCGCGCGGGCGATGTGCACCGAGCCGGTGCTGCTGTGCCTGGACGAGCCCGCCGCCGGCCTCAATGCGCGCGAGAGCGCCGAACTCAGCGAATTGCTGTTGTCGATCCGCGACCAGCATGACACCTCGATCCTGCTGATCGAACACGACATGAGCGTGGTGATGGAAATTTCCGACGCCGTCGTGGTGCTCGACTACGGCGTCAAGATCGCGGGCGGCACGCCGGCCGAGATCCGCGACGATCCCCGCGTCATCGCCGCCTATCTCGGCGTCGAGGACGACGAGGTCGAGGCCGTCGAGCAGGAGCTCGGGCTGTGAGGACGTTGCTACATAGTCCACCGTCATGGCCGGGCTTGACCCGGCCATCCACGGAAACGAGCACGACCTCGCCTGTGGCCGTGGATGGCCGGGTCAAGCTCGGCCATGACGAAGGTAAGCGTGGCGAGGCCGCGCGATGACAAACACCACCGCCGCGCCTCTGCTCGAAATCGAAAACCTCCGCGCCGCCTACGGCAAGATCGAGGCGCTGAAGGGCGTCGATCTCGCCATCCAGCCCGGCGAAATCGTCGCCCTGATCGGCGCCAACGGCGCCGGCAAGTCGACGCTGATGATGTCGATCTTCGGCAGGCCGCGCGCCAAGACCGGCCGCATCGTGTTCGACGGCGTCGACATCACCGCGATGCCGACCTACCAGATCGCGCGCATGAGCATCGCGCAGTCGCCTGAAGGTCGCCGCATCTTCCCGCGGATGAGCGTGGCCGAGAATCTTCAGATGGGGGCCGACGCCGGCCAGGGCAGCGACGAGGACCGCGCCGCCTCGCTGGAGCGGGTGCTGACGCTATTCCCGCGGCTGCGCGAACGCTTCGGCCAGCGTGGCGGCACGCTGTCCGGCGGCGAACAGCAGATGCTGGCGATCGGCCGGGCGCTGATGAGCCGGCCGCGACTGCTGTTGCTGGACGAACCCTCGCTCGGCCTCGCGCCGCTGATCACCCGCCAGATCTTCGAAGCGATCCGCACCCTGAACAGGCAGGACGGGCTGACGGTGCTGATCGTCGAACAGAACGCCAACCACGCGCTGAAGCTGGCGCACCGCGGCTACGTGCTGGTCAACGGACTGATCACGATGAGCGGGAGCGGCACCGAACTGCTGGCTCGCCCGGAAGTCCGTGCTGCTTATCTGGAAGGCGGCCGCAAGGCCTGACCTCTCTCGTTACCGCCTGCGGCAGAATGTGCCAGTGCGTCGCAACCGATGCGGCATTTTGTCGATGACTTGACGTGAAAATCAGCCAACAATGCCGGCATTGCCGCGCCGCGATCCGGTTCGGGCGCGGCTGACCTATCGCAGTCTCACCGCAGGGATCACTCCATGAAACTAAAGCTTCTCGGTTTGGCTTTCGGCGCCTCGCTGGCGCTGTCGACCACGGCGCTGGCGCAGGACATCACGGTCGCGGTCGCCGGCCCGATGACCGGCGGCGAATCGGCATTCGGCCGTCAGTTGAAGAACGGCGCCGATCAGGCCGTCGCCGATCTCAACGCCGCCGGCGGCGTGCTCGGCAAGCAGCTCAAGCTGCAAACCGGCGACGACGCCTGCGATCCGAAACAGGCGCGCTCGATCGCCGAGAAGATCGCGGGCGACGGCATCCCGTTCGTCGCCGGCCACTTCTGCTCGTCGTCGTCGATCCCGGCGTCGGAAGCCTATGCGGACGGCAACACGCTGCAGATCACTCCGGCCTCGACCAACCCGCTGTTCACCGAGCGCAAGCTGTGGAACGTACTGCGGGTCTGCGGCCGCGACGATCAGCAGGGACTGATCGCCGCCGAGTACATCCTGAAGAACTATCAGGGCAAGAACGTCGCGATCCTCAACGACAAGACCACCTACGGCAAGGGGCTCGCCGACGAGACCAAGAAGGCGCTGAACAAGGCCGGCTTCCAGGAGAAGATGTTCGAGTCCTACAACAAGGGTGACAAGGACTTCAATTCCATCGTTTCGCGGCTGAAGCGCGACGCCATCGATCTGGTCTATATCGGCGGCTATCATCAGGAAGCCGGCCTGATCCTGCGCCAGATGCGCGACCAGGGCCTGAAGACCGTGATGATGGCCGGCGACGCGATGAACGACAAGGAGTTCGCCTCGATCACCGGCCCGCTCGCGGAAGGCACGCTGTTCACCTTCGGCCCCGATCCGCGCAACAAGCCGACCGCCAAGGCGATCGTCGAGAAGTTCAAGGGCAAGGGCATCGATCCGGAAGGCTACACGCTTTACACCTACGCGGCGTTCCAGATCTGGTCGCAGGCCGTCGAGAAGGCCAAATCGACCGATCCGAAGAAGGTGATCGAAACCATCAAGGCCGGCGAGTGGGACACCGTCCTCGGCAAGCTCGCCTTCGACGCCAAGGGCGACATCAAGGCGATCGACTACGTCGTCTACAAATGGGACGCCAAGGGCAACTACGCGGAGATCGGCAACTGAGCCGACGTGATCTTCCGATCCGCCCTCTTGCGCTGCGCGCGCCCTCGCCTCGCCTACAAACCGTCACCGCCCGGCTCGACCGGGCGGCCCAGTACTCCAGAGCGCTCACGGTGATGAGCGCTCTGCTGCATCCAACTTGATCCGCACAAGCACAGCTTCTGCTCCTCATGGTGAGGAGCATCGCGTCAGCGACGCGTCTCGAACCATGAGGCGACGCATCGTGCGCTGCCATCCTTCGAGACGCGGTCCTAGAGCAGTTCTGTTTTTTATAGAACCAGAGCTAGTCCGCATCGCCTGCCACACGCACAACCTCCTGGTGAGGAGGCGCGTAGCGCCGTCTCGAACCATATGACTCAGGGAATGCGTTGCCCCATCCTTCGAGACGCCCGGCTTCGCCGGGCTCTTCAGGATGAGGACTCAGTGCCTTCGGAAAGGTCGGATCGTTTCAGTCAAATGATGAACCGCTCTAACGGACCGCTCCTCAGGCTGAGGCCAGCATCGCGGCTTCAGAGACAAACTACCCGATATTCCCCAGCGCCGGGAACGTGTTCAGCAGCCAGATGCTGACGTCGCTGATCGCGCCGGTGAGGAAGCCGATGCCGGTGAAAATCATCAGCACGCCCATCACCCGCTCGATGGTGGCGAGGTGTTTCTTGATGCGGGCGAACAGGCCGGAGAACTGTTCGATCATCAGCGCTGCGAGCAGGAACGGCACGCCGAGGCCGAGCGAATACACCGCCAGCAGGCCGGCGCCTTTCGCCACCGTCGCTTCGGCGGCGGCGACCGACAGAATCGCGGCGAGGATCGGGCCGATGCACGGGGTCCAGCCGAACGCGAACGCCAGCCCCATCACATAGGCGCCCCACAGCCCGACCGGCTTGGGGATCGGCAGCCGCCCTTCCCGCATCAGGATGTTGATCCGCGTCAGCCCGAGGAAGTGCAGGCCCATCAGGATGATGACGATACCGGCGACGATCGCCAGTTCCGCCGACCAGGCGCGGATCAGGCCGCCGACCAGGCTGGCGCTGGCGCCGAGCGCGACGAACACGGTGGAGAAACCGAGCACGAACATCGCCGCCGAGATCATCACCGCACGCTTCGAGCTGCGCTCGGCTTCGTCGGCGGCGACGTGCTCGATGGTCGCACCGGTCAGATAGATCAGATACGGCGGCACCAGCGGCAATACGCAGGGCGACAGGAAGCTGACCAGACCGGCGATCAGGGCGGCGGGGATCGAGACGTCATGGATCATGGCCGGCTACATGCACCCGCGCTTCGCACAGGCGCAAGCCGCTGCGTCAAGGTTCCGCGCCTTGTGATCGCAGCGTGAGGGATTGCTTCGACCAATTGTTTATGCCGAGAATGTTCCCTCTCAGCCAGCTACGGACAGGCCCATCTTGCGAAACCTCATCACCGATGTCCCCGGCGTTCGCGTCGGCAACGCCGACGACGCCAAGCTCGCTTCCGGCGTCACCGCGATCCTGTTCGACAAGCCTGCGGTCGCCTCGATCGACGTCCGCGGCGGCGGTCCCGGGATTCGCGACGGCGTGCTGCTGGAACCGGTCAACACCGTCGAGCAGGTCGACGGCTTCACGCTGTCGGGCGGCTCGGCGTTCGGACTCGACGCCGGCGGCGGAGCGCAGGCATGGCTCGCCGAGCGCGGCCGCGGCTTTGCGATCGGCGACGCCACGATCCCGATCGTGCCGGGCGCGGTGGTGTTCGACATGATCAACGGCGGTGACAAGGCCTGGGGCCGGTTCTCGCCGTACCGCGATCTCGGCTACGCCGCCGCGGACGCAGCCGGCGACAGCTTCGCGCTCGGCAGCGTCGGCGCCGGCCTCGGCGCCACCACCGCGACGCTGAAGGGCGGGCTCGGCTCGGCCTCGGCGACCACGCCGGACGGCGTCACCGTCGGCGCGATCGCGGTGGTCAACGCGATCGGCAGCGCAACGATCGGTGACGGCCCATGGTTCTGGTCGGCGCCGTTCGAAGTTGGCGACGAGTTCGGCGGGCTAGGAATGCCCGAGAGCTTCACGCCGGAGATGCTGAAGGTGCGGCTGAAAGGCGCCGCGACCCCGAGCGCGGTCGAGAACACCACGCTGGTCGCGGTGGTGACCGACGCCGCGCTCACCAAGACCCAGGTGAAGCGGCTGGCGATGCTGGCGCAGACCGGATTTGCCCGCGCAATCTATCCGGTGCACGCGCCGCTCGACGGCGACGTGGTGTTCGCCGCGGCGACCGGGGTCAAGCCGGTCGAGCCGCTGGCCGGGCTGACCGAGCTCGGCACCATCGCGGCCAATACCGTGGCACGGGCGATCGCACGCGGCGTCTATGAGGCCACCACGCTGCCGTTCAAGGACGCGCAGCCGGCGTGGCGCGATCGGTTCAGGCGCTGACCGACAGCGACGAGCCCGAAGCCGCCTGGATCTGCGCCGCCTGGCGCTGGATCAGTTGCTCGATGAAATTATAGGACGAGGTCGCACCGCTCGACGACGAGCCGGTCGCCGCCGAGGTCATCGTCACCTTGGTGCCGTCCGCATAGCTGATCGAGGTGGTCACGCTGCCGTCGGAATTGGCCACACTGGTCGAGGACGAGCCGGACAACGCCTGCAGCAACGGATCGCTCGAACCGCCGCCGCGGCCGGACTTGCGGGCTTCCTCGCTGCTACGATTGTGCTGCTTGCGCGGCATCAACGCCGAAGCCAGCTCTTCGGCGGTGACCGAACCGTCGCCGTCACTGTCGAGCTTGGAGAACACCTTGTCGGCATTGGCGATGTTGGTGCCGCCTGCTCCAAGCGCGTCCTCGAATTCGCCCTTGCTGATCGCCCCGTCGCCGTTGCCGTCGATCTGCTTGAACAGATCCTTCAGCGCAGCATCGCGGGACTTGGATGCGGTCGAGCTGGAATTACCGGTGGACTGTGCGCTCTGCGCGTCGAGCAGCGCCTGCATCGTCTGCGGCGACAGACCGCTCGACGGCAACGAGCCGTTGCCGGTCGGCAGGCCCGGAAACGACGACGTGCCGTTGCTGCCGCTTGAGCTCTCGAACGGATTGGTGAAGCCGGTGGTCTGCTTCGACGATTTCGACGTCGACGCGCTCAGCGTATTGAGCAGTCCGGACAGCGCGCCGAGCGCGCCAAGGGCAGGCAGCATCACAGAAACTCCGCATCACACACCGCTGGCCGCGGCCGGCAACTACCCACGGATTATTCCGGCTGTCTCCGAGCAATCGCCGTGCCAGCCGCGAAGCGCCCGAAATTGCTGACTTTTTCGGATTCGGCGAGGGCGCCGGGACGGCAATTTCTGCCCCTTCGGCACAACCTGCCGGGCCTGCACGGCCCGTTGTTGCGCTCTGGATTTGCGAGAGACCGGCGCGGCGTGGTAGCGAAGTTGATCCACCCCACACGCACCTGGAAGCCCTGATGTCCTCCTTCGCGCTCCGTCCGCTCGCCATCGCGCCCTCGATCCTCGCCTCGGATTTTTCCAAGCTCGGCGAAGAGGTCCGCGCGGTCGATACCGCCGGCTGCGACTGGATCCATCTCGACGTGATGGACGGCCATTTCGTCCCGAACATTTCCTACGGCCCGGACGTGATCAAGGCGATGCGGCCGCACACCAAGAAGGTGTTCGACGCCCATCTGATGATCGCGCCGTGCGATCCGTATCTCGAGGCCTTCGCCAAGGCCGGCTGCGACATCATCACCGTGCACGCCGAAGCCGGCCCGCATCTGCACCGCTCGCTGCAGGCGATCCGCGGCCTCGGCAAGAAGGCCGGCGTCTCGCTCAATCCGGGCACGCATCCGAGCGCGATCGAATACGTGCTCGATGACATCGATCTGGTGCTGGTGATGTCGGTGAACCCCGGCTTCGGCGGCCAGGCCTTCATCCCGAGCGCAGTCCAGAAGATCCGCCAGATCCGCGCCATGGTGGCGGATCGTCCGATCGACATCGAAGTCGACGGCGGCGTCTCCGACAAGGTCGCCGGCGAACTCGCCGCAGCAGGTGCCAACGCCTTCGTGGCCGGCTCCGCCGTGTTCAAGGGCGGCACGCTGGAGGCGTACAAGGCGAATATCGCCGGCATCCGCAACGCCGCACTACAGGCGCGGGGCGAGGCGGTTTAAGGACCGTTCAGACCAAACTCGTCGAAACTGACGACAGGCAGAAGTGCGTAGCACCGTGCCAGGTGGGACTGATGATGTAGCACCACCTGAGACACTCTGCCTCCATTTCGACTTACACGAGTATCACTGCGTTCATCTAGCGGCCGCTCGCTTACATCACCGTCATTGCCGGGCTTGATGTTCAGCCCGGAGACATAGTCGACACGTGTTCGGAGACATGACCGACACTTTCCACGCCCGTCAAGTCGATGGTGGCGACTTGGTGGGCAGCGAAGAACACGCCGTATTTGCCGTCGGTGGAGAGCGGCCTGATGGCCAAGCGCTCTCCGGCGAAGGCTTGCGGCACCTTCCACAAACGACCTTTGAAGCTGACATAGGCCTTGGTTTTCGAGACGGAGCGGACGATGTCGCGCTCATCGTATTCTGGAGCCGGCAGGCGGTCCGGCAGAGAACGCCGGCTCGGCTGGTAGCGATCAGCAGGCACCAGCTGGCCTAGCGACTCGTGAGGGCGCTCGAAGTTGTACACCTCGCGCCAGGAATCGAAGGCACGTTGCGCCTCGGCGAGGTCGCGCAAGGGCCGCAGCGCAAACACCTCGTCGTCCAGCGTGCGATGAAAACGCTCGTTCTTGCCGCGGCTCTGCGGGTGATAGGGACGACTACGGATCACCCTGATGCCGAGCTTGAGCAGCCACACAGAGAGCCATGTCCAGCGCTCGCCGGAACTGTCCGACCACGGCGAGCCGTTGTCGACGAAGATCGTGTCGGGCAAGCCGTAGTGCCGGAACGTCGTTTGCAGCCTGTCCTGCACGGTTTCGCCGCGCTGATCGGCGCAAGCCTGGAGGCACAGATCGTAGCGTGAGTGATCGTCCACCACGGTCAGCGGATGGCAGCGGACGTCGTTGCCGAGCCGAACCCAGCCTTTGAAGTCCATCTGCCAAAGCATGTTCGGCGCCGGCATCTCGAACCGCAGCGTCGCCGGTGGACCGCCGGCGGCAGGCTTGATCCGGCCGTGCCGGCGCAGGATCTCGTGGATCGTCGACACCGCCGGAGCGTGCTGTCCGGACCGGTCCATCGAGCTGGCGATCTTGCGCGCGCCCCATGCCGGATGCGCATCACGAACCGCCAGCACCTGGGCCTCACACGCCGCCGAGGTCTGCCGCGGGCTGTCCTGCGGCCGCCGCGACAGGTCGGCGAGATCACCTCCGGCCGCCCATCGCTCCAACCATTTGTAGCCGGTCGTCCAATGAATGCCGAACCGCCGGCACAGCTCGCGCCGGTTCGCCCCCTCCTGCATCGCAAGCCGTACGAACTCGCGTCTCTGATCCACTGCCGACACCTCACGCCAGGGCATGGACTTGGCCTCCAATCGCCAAATCCAGCCACTATGATGCGTCGACTATGTCTCCGAACACGTGTCGACTATGTCTCCGGGCTGAACACTTGACCCGGCAATCCATCACTCTCCGCAAGATGGCGCGCTGGCGCGCGCGATAGATGCGCGGGTCAAGCCCGCGCATGACGGGAGTGAATGTGGCTGCGACTGGGCCACATAATCGGTCCCCCCTTGCAGCTGTCACTCCCCCTCGTTCGTCATTCCGGGGCGCCCGGAGCGCGCAGGCCGGAATGACGCGGTGAAAAGACAGGTCCTGCCAATCGCGGAATTCGGGCTTCGCCCAGCCGGGCCTGAAGCCCTGGGGCGGCGCCCCCACCGACTGCCACCTTCCCCGTCCCTAGCCCCTGCCCCGCCGATCTGCTAAAGCGCGGCGTAATCCCCAAAACCCACGAGTTTGCGATGATCCCGCGTTATACCCGTCCGGAAATGGCTGCCATTTGGGAGCCGCTGACCCGTTTCAAGATCTGGTTCGAGATCGAGGCCCATGCCTCCGACGCGCAGGCTGCGCTCGGGGTGATCCCAAAGGAGGCCGCCGAGGCGATCTGGAAGGGCGGCAAGGACGCCGCGTTCGACGTGGCGCGGATCGACGAGATCGAGCGCGAGGTCAAGCACGACGTCATCGCCTTCCTGACCCATCTGGCCGAGTTCGTCGGCCCCTATGCGCGCTTCGTGCACCAGGGCATGACTTCGTCGGACGTGCTCGACACCTGCTTCAACGTCCAGCTCACCCGCGCCGCCGACATCCTGCTGGCCGACCTCGACCGCGTGCTGGCGGCGCTGAAGGCTCGCGCCTTCGAGCACCGGATGACGCCGTCGATCGGCCGCTCGCACGGCATCCACGCCGAGCCGGTGACGTTCGGCCTGAAGATGGCCTACGCCTATGCCGAATTCAGCCGCGCCCGCGACCGCCTGGTCGCCGCCCGCAAGGAGGTCGCCACCTGCGCGATCTCCGGCTCGGTCGGCACCTTCGCGCATATCGATCCGCGGGTCGAAGAGCACGTCGCAAAGGCGATGGGCCTCGCGGTGGAGCCGGTGTCGACCCAGGTGATCCCGCGCGACCGCCACGCGATGTTCTTCGCCGTGCTCGGCGTGATCGCCTCGTCGATGGAGCGGCTCGCCACCGAGATCCGCCATCTGCAGCGCACCGAAGTGCTCGAGGCCGAGGAGTATTTCTCGCAAGGCCAGAAGGGCTCGTCCTCGATGCCGCACAAGCGCAACCCGGTGCTGACCGAGAACCTCACCGGCCTCGCCCGCATGGTGCGCGCCTATGTGATGCCGGCGATGGAGAACGTGGTGCTTTGGCACGAGCGCGACATCTCGCACTCCTCGGCCGAGCGGATGCTGGCGCCCGACGCCACCGTGACGCTGGACTTCGCGCTCAACCGCCTCGCCGGCGTGATCGAGAAGCTGGTGGTGTATCCGGAGAACATGACCAAGAACCTCGACCGCCTCGGCGGCCTGGTGCATTCGCAGCGGTTGCTCACCGCGCTGACCCAGAAGGGCTGCTCGCGCGAGGAGAGCTACAGACTGGTGCAGCGCAACGCGATGCCGGTGTGGCGCGGCGAAGGCGACTTCCTGACGCTGCTGAAGAAGGATCCGGACATGAAGAAGTACATGACCGACGCCGAAATCGAAGAGCAGTTCGACCTCGGCTATCACCACAAGCACGTCGACACCATCTTCAAGCGGGTGTTCGGCGAGAGCTGAGCCGCGGCGCCGACAGCGCGCGCAACGAAAAAGCCCCCGGTTTGCGGGGGCTTTTTTATGGCTGCAGCAAGCCTGATACTTACGGGGCCGGCCGCCCGCTCGAGCACCGAGATCTGGTGCAGACCTCGCCACGTCATGCCCGGCCTTGTGCCGGGCATCCACGTCTTCAGGCCGATGTGCAAGAAAGACCTGGATGGCCGGGGCAAGGCCCGGCCATGACGAAGATCAGCAAAGAGCCGCCGCTTACGCAGCCTTGGCGAAGTGCTGAGCGAGGCCGGCGAACAGGCCGCGGCCGTCGGTGCAGCCCATGATGTCTTCGACGTGATTTTCCGGATGCGGCATCATGCCGAGTACGTTGCCGCGCTCGGAGACGATGCCGGCGATCGAGGCGGCGGCGCCGTTGATATTGTGGCTCTCGCTGACTTCGCCTTCCGGCGAGCAATAGCGGTACAGCACCCGGCCGTCGCCCTCGAGCCGCCTCACGGTGTCTTCGTCGGCTTCGTAATTGCCCTCGCCGTGCGCCACCGGCACCTTGATCACCTGGCCGGCGGTGTAGCCGCGGGTGAACGGGGTGTCGTTGCGTTCGACGCGCAGATGCACGTCGCGGCAGATGAACTTCAGCCGCGCATTGCGCATCAAGACGCCCGGCAGCAGGCCGGACTCGCACAGGATCTGAAAGCCGTTGCAGACGCCGAGCACCAG belongs to Rhodopseudomonas palustris and includes:
- a CDS encoding EF-hand domain-containing protein → MLPALGALGALSGLLNTLSASTSKSSKQTTGFTNPFESSSGSNGTSSFPGLPTGNGSLPSSGLSPQTMQALLDAQSAQSTGNSSSTASKSRDAALKDLFKQIDGNGDGAISKGEFEDALGAGGTNIANADKVFSKLDSDGDGSVTAEELASALMPRKQHNRSSEEARKSGRGGGSSDPLLQALSGSSSTSVANSDGSVTTSISYADGTKVTMTSAATGSSSSGATSSYNFIEQLIQRQAAQIQAASGSSLSVSA
- the rpe gene encoding ribulose-phosphate 3-epimerase, with the translated sequence MSSFALRPLAIAPSILASDFSKLGEEVRAVDTAGCDWIHLDVMDGHFVPNISYGPDVIKAMRPHTKKVFDAHLMIAPCDPYLEAFAKAGCDIITVHAEAGPHLHRSLQAIRGLGKKAGVSLNPGTHPSAIEYVLDDIDLVLVMSVNPGFGGQAFIPSAVQKIRQIRAMVADRPIDIEVDGGVSDKVAGELAAAGANAFVAGSAVFKGGTLEAYKANIAGIRNAALQARGEAV
- the purB gene encoding adenylosuccinate lyase, with product MIPRYTRPEMAAIWEPLTRFKIWFEIEAHASDAQAALGVIPKEAAEAIWKGGKDAAFDVARIDEIEREVKHDVIAFLTHLAEFVGPYARFVHQGMTSSDVLDTCFNVQLTRAADILLADLDRVLAALKARAFEHRMTPSIGRSHGIHAEPVTFGLKMAYAYAEFSRARDRLVAARKEVATCAISGSVGTFAHIDPRVEEHVAKAMGLAVEPVSTQVIPRDRHAMFFAVLGVIASSMERLATEIRHLQRTEVLEAEEYFSQGQKGSSSMPHKRNPVLTENLTGLARMVRAYVMPAMENVVLWHERDISHSSAERMLAPDATVTLDFALNRLAGVIEKLVVYPENMTKNLDRLGGLVHSQRLLTALTQKGCSREESYRLVQRNAMPVWRGEGDFLTLLKKDPDMKKYMTDAEIEEQFDLGYHHKHVDTIFKRVFGES
- a CDS encoding cytochrome c biogenesis CcdA family protein gives rise to the protein MIHDVSIPAALIAGLVSFLSPCVLPLVPPYLIYLTGATIEHVAADEAERSSKRAVMISAAMFVLGFSTVFVALGASASLVGGLIRAWSAELAIVAGIVIILMGLHFLGLTRINILMREGRLPIPKPVGLWGAYVMGLAFAFGWTPCIGPILAAILSVAAAEATVAKGAGLLAVYSLGLGVPFLLAALMIEQFSGLFARIKKHLATIERVMGVLMIFTGIGFLTGAISDVSIWLLNTFPALGNIG
- a CDS encoding ABC transporter ATP-binding protein, encoding MTNTTAAPLLEIENLRAAYGKIEALKGVDLAIQPGEIVALIGANGAGKSTLMMSIFGRPRAKTGRIVFDGVDITAMPTYQIARMSIAQSPEGRRIFPRMSVAENLQMGADAGQGSDEDRAASLERVLTLFPRLRERFGQRGGTLSGGEQQMLAIGRALMSRPRLLLLDEPSLGLAPLITRQIFEAIRTLNRQDGLTVLIVEQNANHALKLAHRGYVLVNGLITMSGSGTELLARPEVRAAYLEGGRKA
- the livM gene encoding high-affinity branched-chain amino acid ABC transporter permease LivM encodes the protein MAKLAHAVAPTATAGTGAGFIVKKALISALVALVLFSLMIGVRTEAGPEGGLIYWTRFGDLAGMVGAVFVGSIVVELLRMWWGPVDTSKMMPASARKTLGLAGRIVAPALLIFTVLVPVIFYDQRYILDLGILVLTYVMLGWGLNIVVGLAGLLDLGYVAFYAVGAYSYALLATNFGLSFWICLPLAGILAAFWGVILGFPVLRLRGDYLAIVTLAFGEIIRLVIINWQTLTGGPNGISGIPRPTVFGIPLTPGENGLAAMLGIPFSPSQRLVFLFYLILILALITNWATIRLRRLPIGRAWEALREDEVACRALGINTTTTKLTAFAIGAMFGGFAGAFFATRQGFISPESFTFQESALVLAIVVLGGMGSQLGVALAAVTLIGGFELFRGLDQFRMLVFGMAMVLLMIWRPRGLIGHRAPTVYLQHKQAISSDLVKEGHG
- a CDS encoding ABC transporter ATP-binding protein; protein product: MNDASDILEVDGLTMQFGGIIAVNALSFNAQRGKITALIGPNGAGKTTVFNCITGFYRPTAGAIRLQHRGGDTHRLDKLNDFRITKIAKVARTFQNIRLFPGMTALENLMVAQHNALLRASGFTFLGLFGAPSWRAAERAAIDRARFWLEQIGLHGRADDAAGNLPYGDQRRLEIARAMCTEPVLLCLDEPAAGLNARESAELSELLLSIRDQHDTSILLIEHDMSVVMEISDAVVVLDYGVKIAGGTPAEIRDDPRVIAAYLGVEDDEVEAVEQELGL
- a CDS encoding branched-chain amino acid ABC transporter substrate-binding protein produces the protein MKLKLLGLAFGASLALSTTALAQDITVAVAGPMTGGESAFGRQLKNGADQAVADLNAAGGVLGKQLKLQTGDDACDPKQARSIAEKIAGDGIPFVAGHFCSSSSIPASEAYADGNTLQITPASTNPLFTERKLWNVLRVCGRDDQQGLIAAEYILKNYQGKNVAILNDKTTYGKGLADETKKALNKAGFQEKMFESYNKGDKDFNSIVSRLKRDAIDLVYIGGYHQEAGLILRQMRDQGLKTVMMAGDAMNDKEFASITGPLAEGTLFTFGPDPRNKPTAKAIVEKFKGKGIDPEGYTLYTYAAFQIWSQAVEKAKSTDPKKVIETIKAGEWDTVLGKLAFDAKGDIKAIDYVVYKWDAKGNYAEIGN
- a CDS encoding IS481 family transposase; protein product: MPWREVSAVDQRREFVRLAMQEGANRRELCRRFGIHWTTGYKWLERWAAGGDLADLSRRPQDSPRQTSAACEAQVLAVRDAHPAWGARKIASSMDRSGQHAPAVSTIHEILRRHGRIKPAAGGPPATLRFEMPAPNMLWQMDFKGWVRLGNDVRCHPLTVVDDHSRYDLCLQACADQRGETVQDRLQTTFRHYGLPDTIFVDNGSPWSDSSGERWTWLSVWLLKLGIRVIRSRPYHPQSRGKNERFHRTLDDEVFALRPLRDLAEAQRAFDSWREVYNFERPHESLGQLVPADRYQPSRRSLPDRLPAPEYDERDIVRSVSKTKAYVSFKGRLWKVPQAFAGERLAIRPLSTDGKYGVFFAAHQVATIDLTGVESVGHVSEHVSTMSPG
- a CDS encoding P1 family peptidase — translated: MRNLITDVPGVRVGNADDAKLASGVTAILFDKPAVASIDVRGGGPGIRDGVLLEPVNTVEQVDGFTLSGGSAFGLDAGGGAQAWLAERGRGFAIGDATIPIVPGAVVFDMINGGDKAWGRFSPYRDLGYAAADAAGDSFALGSVGAGLGATTATLKGGLGSASATTPDGVTVGAIAVVNAIGSATIGDGPWFWSAPFEVGDEFGGLGMPESFTPEMLKVRLKGAATPSAVENTTLVAVVTDAALTKTQVKRLAMLAQTGFARAIYPVHAPLDGDVVFAAATGVKPVEPLAGLTELGTIAANTVARAIARGVYEATTLPFKDAQPAWRDRFRR